One genomic region from Desulfurispira natronophila encodes:
- a CDS encoding DUF342 domain-containing protein: MTRSIAINPWVSLEISSDQLEAYLIVWSLEHVDERHISEVIRDAGIEEQYVKNLPSVLQQLIDEASKKRSAFPLRATVAQGVTARHGIDEQINFFINPNPSPGTINSTSGQIDYRERDLIKQVCLNESILEIVWATAGVSGANIFGQTLPARDGLNTSKIIAGDGVEAIKEPYLRRTRFVAKQDGVLLVNRREIVVSKELNIRGDVDYSTGNVSFDGTILVSGNILSGFRVLATGHVYVAGYLESRSEVIGHSVTVGKGCYGRIKSKRHVQVDFAENAQIQSQGTVTIGSLSRSWVSGRDIMVKNVTSSNISAFNDIHVEEVKSSTNMPTFMITHSPGALEAINQFRAQHSNVIFEISQVEEYVANFGIQRQEIERALGNKNSSVPPELISKIRHKRNLEGLAQRLQNAVEHLLLHTHGTVSVLDYCEPDTVIGLYGVEKYLMQQMRRCIFYYDHNHSTIKSKEWM, from the coding sequence ATGACTCGATCTATCGCGATCAACCCGTGGGTAAGCTTGGAGATATCATCAGATCAGCTGGAAGCGTACCTGATTGTATGGAGCCTGGAGCATGTTGATGAAAGGCATATTTCTGAGGTGATTCGGGATGCAGGCATTGAAGAGCAGTATGTAAAAAACCTTCCCTCCGTGTTGCAGCAATTAATTGATGAGGCCAGCAAAAAAAGAAGCGCATTTCCACTTCGAGCGACAGTAGCACAGGGTGTTACTGCCAGGCATGGGATAGATGAACAAATTAATTTTTTTATTAATCCAAACCCCTCACCCGGGACAATCAATTCAACCTCGGGGCAAATTGATTATCGAGAACGTGACCTTATCAAGCAGGTTTGTTTGAATGAGTCTATTTTGGAGATAGTTTGGGCTACAGCGGGTGTCAGTGGAGCAAATATTTTTGGACAAACCCTTCCTGCACGTGATGGACTAAATACCTCAAAGATAATAGCTGGCGATGGTGTAGAGGCAATTAAAGAGCCTTACCTTCGACGTACTCGTTTTGTTGCCAAACAAGATGGGGTTTTGCTCGTCAATCGACGTGAGATTGTCGTCAGTAAAGAACTCAATATACGCGGTGATGTTGACTACAGCACCGGTAACGTAAGTTTTGATGGAACTATACTGGTGTCTGGCAATATCCTTTCTGGTTTTCGTGTTTTGGCCACCGGGCACGTATATGTAGCAGGATATCTGGAAAGCAGGTCTGAAGTTATTGGACATAGCGTGACTGTTGGCAAGGGTTGCTACGGAAGAATTAAGTCCAAACGTCATGTTCAGGTAGACTTTGCGGAGAATGCTCAAATACAAAGTCAAGGAACGGTCACTATTGGCTCACTTTCGCGTTCATGGGTGAGCGGGAGGGATATCATGGTGAAAAATGTAACCTCAAGTAATATAAGTGCTTTTAATGATATACATGTTGAGGAAGTGAAGTCATCAACAAATATGCCTACGTTTATGATCACTCATTCTCCGGGAGCTCTTGAGGCAATTAATCAATTTCGCGCACAGCATTCTAATGTGATTTTTGAGATTAGCCAGGTAGAGGAATATGTGGCTAATTTTGGTATACAGCGTCAAGAGATAGAGAGGGCACTCGGCAATAAAAACTCTTCTGTTCCTCCAGAGTTAATATCGAAAATTCGGCATAAGAGAAACCTGGAGGGCCTTGCGCAGCGCCTTCAAAATGCAGTAGAGCATTTGCTTCTTCACACCCATGGAACAGTGAGCGTTCTTGACTACTGTGAACCAGATACCGTCATTGGGCTATACGGGGTCGAGAAATACCTGATGCAGCAAATGAGGCGCTGTATTTTTTATTATGATCATAACCACTCGACTATAAAAAGTAAGGAGTGGATGTGA
- a CDS encoding FIST signal transduction protein, which translates to MSSLYKACFLPASSSRRELEGKLDTVQVFPNIKAILILVAEQTALKIDYLDDVLRQDRETAVFGGVFPDLVIDGVKLQQGILIIGLTVPVNTYVVSSVVADGASMQKELTGQGASTLTDEHGVFLFADSSVCCLDALTEAVEGVFGSSTQYIGAGAGSRGVEKQPCIITSKGLLAGAAVIATVSLSNAVEIGHGWRPVCSPMNITQSTGNTLESIENRPAFEVYREVVEMHSGMKLNRRDFIALSKNYPLTVSNHRSENVVRDPVVEYCNRVVCLGEIHEGSSLQVLHGDIDSLIDGANEAQQRALQRMNNPVNSFYFFSTCITRELVLGKSFERELEILSKEQLVFGVTGIGVFACSLDRHLNYFNKSAVYSVFAF; encoded by the coding sequence ATGAGTTCACTGTATAAGGCATGCTTTCTTCCAGCTTCTTCTTCCCGCAGAGAGCTAGAGGGGAAGTTAGATACAGTGCAAGTTTTTCCGAATATTAAGGCTATTTTGATCTTGGTAGCAGAGCAAACAGCGCTGAAAATTGACTACCTGGATGATGTTCTGCGACAGGATCGAGAGACTGCGGTTTTTGGAGGCGTATTTCCTGATCTTGTTATTGACGGTGTGAAACTACAACAGGGTATTCTGATTATTGGACTGACGGTACCTGTAAATACCTATGTGGTCAGTAGCGTTGTCGCTGATGGGGCAAGCATGCAGAAGGAGTTAACGGGTCAGGGTGCATCGACACTGACAGATGAACATGGAGTTTTTCTTTTTGCGGACAGCAGTGTTTGCTGCTTGGATGCGCTTACTGAAGCCGTTGAAGGTGTTTTTGGTAGCTCGACGCAATACATAGGTGCTGGTGCCGGGAGCCGTGGTGTTGAAAAGCAACCTTGTATCATCACTAGCAAAGGACTACTGGCAGGTGCGGCAGTTATAGCGACCGTTTCACTCAGCAATGCAGTAGAGATTGGCCATGGATGGCGACCTGTTTGCAGTCCCATGAATATTACTCAATCAACAGGTAATACGCTGGAGAGCATTGAAAACCGCCCAGCTTTTGAAGTTTATCGGGAAGTCGTCGAAATGCACTCAGGTATGAAACTGAATCGTAGAGACTTCATTGCGCTCTCAAAAAACTACCCGTTAACAGTATCTAACCATCGTTCAGAAAACGTAGTAAGAGATCCCGTGGTAGAGTATTGCAACCGAGTTGTATGCCTTGGCGAAATTCATGAAGGCTCTTCTCTGCAAGTTCTTCATGGGGATATTGACTCCCTTATCGATGGCGCGAACGAGGCACAACAGAGAGCATTACAGCGCATGAATAACCCGGTCAATAGCTTTTACTTTTTTTCAACCTGCATTACGCGAGAGCTTGTTTTGGGCAAGAGTTTTGAGCGTGAACTTGAGATTTTATCCAAAGAGCAGCTAGTATTTGGAGTTACAGGAATCGGTGTTTTTGCTTGCTCACTTGACAGGCACCTGAATTATTTCAACAAAAGCGCTGTTTACAGTGTATTTGCTTTTTAG